Genomic segment of Elusimicrobiota bacterium:
TTCTTCCCTATTACCGGGACCATTGTACGGACACGACGCGACTTTACCCTGGGGTTATTGAGACGCTTCGGTTTTTTGCGGGGATGGGGTTAGCCCTTGTGACCAATAAACCCATGGTGCATACCGAAAAAACGCTTGCAACCTTGGGATTGAACACATACTTTCCTGTGGTTTTAGGGGGAGATTCTTTGGCTCGCCGTAAGCCTGATCCCGAACCTTTGTGGGAAGCGTTACGACGTTTGGATGTCTTCCCGGGAGACGCCGTGATGGTGGGGGACAGTCCCATGGACATTCAGGCGGCGCGTTCAGCGGGGGTGCGAGTGGTGGCCGTTAGCTATGGATTTCGGACCGAGGAAGAGCTTCAGTCTCTGTCCCCGGATTTTCTGATCAGTGATTTTACCCAATTGCGGGAGGTCCTAAAATGAAACTGAACCAAGAACAGGTGTTGCGTTATTCACGCCATTTGATCATGCCCGAAGTCGGGGTGGAAGGCCAAGAGAAATTGATGGACGCGAAGGTTCTTCTCATTGGATCGGGCGGTTTGGGATCGCCCAACGCGCTCTATCTTTCGGCGGCGGGCGTGGGGACACTGGGGTTGGTTGATTTTGATGTGGTCGATCACACGAACCTGCACCGTCAGGTCGTTCACGGGACCAACGATGTGGGGAAATTAAAAGTCGAGAGCGCGCGGGAGACCATTCGTGACATCAATCCGAACGTGACCGTAAAGACCTACAACCTTCCTTTTCGACGAGAAGTGGCTTTGGATATCATGAAAAACTATGACATCGTGGTGGACGGGACGGATAATTTCCAAACCCGCTATTTGACCAACGATGCCTGTGTGTTTCTCAAGAAGCCCAACGTGTATGCTTCCATCTTTCGTTTTGATGGGCAGGCCACGGTGTTCAAGCCAGGGGATCCCGAAAGCCCTTGTTACCGATGTCTCTATCCCGAGCCCCCGCCGCCGGGGGAAGTGCCGTCATGCGCGGAGGGGGGAGTGTTGGGAATCCTGCCGGGGTTGGTGGGTTTGATTCAGGCGACGGAGACCATTAAGCTCATCATCGGGAAAGGGCGGTCCCTTGTGGGTCGGCTTTTGCTTTTTAATGCCCTCGAGATGTCTTTCGATGAACTCAAAATTCGACGCAACCCGGCTTGCCCCGTGTGCGGCGATCATCCGACCATTACGGAATTGGTGGATTACGACCAATTTTGTGGGTTGGGAAGAGGGACCGAGGACGGCCTCAAAAGGGGTGGCACAGTGGAAATGACCGTGAAAGAACTCAAAGGCCGTATGGATCGGAAAGAAAAGTTTACGCTTGTGGATGTTCGGGAACCCAGCGAATACGAGATCGCTCAAATTCCCGGGGCCCGCCTCATTCCTTTGGCGGATGTGGCTGTTCGCGCCAACGAGTTGGATACAGCGGAGGATATCGTGGTTCACTGTCGGTCCGGCGTCCGGAGCGCCAAGGCCATACAGGTCTTAACGCAGTTGGGCTTCAAAAAGCTGACCAACGTGAAAGGCGGGATTCTTGCCTGGTCTGACGAAATCGATCCCACGGTTCCCAAATATTGATTTTCGGTTTGGGTGGGTTCGAATGTTGACGAAAAAGTCATAATTCGAGATAATGACCTATGAGCGTTGCGATGACCCCTCGTCATGGTGTGGGACTTTTGGAGCGGATTGGGAACACACCCCTCTTAAAACTGGAACGGTTGTCCCGATGGGTTCCCGATGGTGTGGAAATTTACGCTAAAGCGGAGTTTTTGAACCCGGGCGGATCGGTGAAAGATCGGGCGGCCAAGAACATGATGATGGAAGCTCTGGCTTCTGGGGAACTGACCAAAGATAAAATCCTTTTGGATTCAACTTCGGGGAATACGGGGATTGCTTACGCCATGATCGGGGCGTCCCTGGGAATCCGGGTTCAGTTGGTGATGCCTGAGAACGCTTCGGAAAAAAGTCGATTGATTGAAGCGTTCGGGGCTAAAGTCACTTTTACAGATCCTATGGAAGGGACGGATGGGGCCCAAATGGAATCCCATCGGTTGTACAAAGAGTCGCCGGACCGTTACTATATGCCCGATCAATACAACAATCCCAACAATTGGCGAGCCCATTACAAAACCACCGCTGAAGAAATCTGGAAACAAACGGAGGGGCGGGTGACTCATTTCGTGGGAGGTATCGGCACCAGCGGAACGTTAATGGGGACAGGGCGCCGCTTGAAAGAATTGAACCCGTGTGTTGAAATCATTGCGGTGGAACCCGCGACACCGCTACACGGTTTGGAAGGGTTGAAGCATATGGAGACCTCCATTGTCCCTGGAATATACGATCCCCGCGTTCACGATCGAAAGATATCTGTTTTTACAGAGGACGCCTACGAAATGTGTTGCCGCATGGCCCGGGAAGAGGGCATTTTGGTGGGCTATTCCTGTGGGGCGGCTCTGCATGGTGTTTTTGAAGTGGCCAGTGGCCTGACGGAGGGGGTGGTGGTGACGGTCCTCCCGGATTCGGGGGAACGTTACTTGCACACACGCTATTGGGGTGATCTCTTGGACAATTTCGAAGACTACATGAAGGATCACGACCTGTGACCCTGGCGTGGAAAGTCAACGTCCCCGAGGCTCTGCGGGTTTGGGCGGAAGCGTGTTACCCCTACGAGGGGTGCGGGGTGTTGATCGGCAATTTTTATACGGGAGATGTTCGACGGGTGGAACGGTTTGTCCCGTTGACCAATCTTCTCCGGGAAAAGGGCAGCGCCTGGTCGGACGTCTTGGAAACGGCTCGGGACACGCTGGGCCATCGGGCGGAAACCCAGGGCGAGTTTGAATTTGTGATGGACCCGGCGGCGTTTAACCGGGTGGTTTTGGATGCCGAGAAGGAGGGGTTGGATGTGGTGGGGGTGTTGCACACGCACCCCGATCATCCCGCTCGCCCGAGCGCCACCGACTCGTCTCAACCGTTGTTGGCCGGCTGGTCCAACGTTATTCTCTCCGTGAATAAAGGAAAATTTGTTGAGGCCCGTTCGTGGGTCCGGGATGAAGAAACCGTCCCTTTTACGGAAGAGACCATTGTCATTCTTAAGGAGTCAACGATGTCCCCCACTCAAAAGAATCACGCTGTTCCTCTTCCGGATTATGTGGAGAAAGAAATTCGCCAGGCGGAAGAAAATATTCGTGCCCTCAAGGCCGGGAAAATGGACATGGACGATTTTCGGCGGTTCCGCCTGAACAATGGGATTTACGGCATTCGTAACCAGGTGGACAAGCAGATGGTTCGCATCAAAGTCCCGTTTGGGAAAATGACGCCGGAACAGTTGGAGGCCATGGCCGATGTGACGGAGACCTACGCCCCCTCCCGGGTGGGCCATTTTACGACCCGGCAAAATCTCCAAATTCACATGGTTCCCCTGGAAGATACCCCGAAGATTATGCGACGGTTGGCGGAAGCGGGTCTCACCCCCCGGGAAGGGTGTGGCAACACCGTTCGGAATATTACCGCCAATCCTTACACCGGTGTTCATCCCCAAGAGGTTTTCGATGTGGCGCCTTACGCGGACGCGGCGTTTAAGTTTTTTCTCAGAAATCCTCTCAGTCAAAACCTTCCCCGTAAATTCAAGATTGCTTTTGAAAGCACACCGATCGATTACGCGTTGACGCCCATCCACGACATCGGGTTTGTGGCTGAAATTCGGGATGGGGTGCGCGGGTTTCGGACCTATGTGGGCGGTGGGTTGGGCGCCACACCCCAGGTGGCCATTCGTTTGGAAGATTTTACTCCGGCGGACCTGCTCCTCCCGACGATCGAAGCGGTGATCCACCTTTTCGATCGGTTTGGTGATCGCACCGATAAACTTCACGCGCGCATTAAGTTTTTAGTAAAAAAATGGGGACCCGATGAGTTTCGGAAACGGTTTGAAGCGGAACGGCGGGCGGTCATTTCCACTTCAGCCGGAACCGTGGATTGGTCGATTCCTTTAACAGAAGAGGTCGCTCCTGTCCTCCCGGAACCCGTCTCAACGGAAACCCCGGTGGCCGGGTTTGACCGGTGGAAGGCCACGAACGTGTCTGCCCAGCGTCAGGCGGGCTACAGCTGGGCCACGGTGGTTCTCCCTTTAGGGGACATCACGGTGGAGCAGATGCGCTCTTTGGCCAACATTTCTCGACGTCTTAATGGGGGCCGTTTGCGGACCACCATTGAGCAAAACTTTGTGCTGTGCTGGGTTCGAAATGAGGACCTTCCGGCGCTGTTCAACGCGTTGGTAAAGGCGGGGCTCGGCACCGCGGGTGGGGGACGATTCTCCGATATTACCCGTTGTCCCGGCGCGGACACCTGCCAGATCGCCGTGACCAAATCCCGCGAACTCTCCAAGGCATTGGGGGGGCTTTTTACAAACGGGCTTTCGGATGACATCGACATGGAAGGCATCCACATCAAGATTTCCGGGTGCACCAACAGTTGTGGTCAGCACCATATTGGGACTTTGGGGTTCTACGGCACTTATCGAAAGGTGGGTGATCGTCCCGTTCCCTATTACATGATGCTGGCGGGCGGGTCCACGAAAGAGGGGGAAGCC
This window contains:
- the gph gene encoding phosphoglycolate phosphatase (PGP is an essential enzyme in the glycolate salvage pathway in higher organisms (photorespiration in plants). Phosphoglycolate results from the oxidase activity of RubisCO in the Calvin cycle when concentrations of carbon dioxide are low relative to oxygen. This enzyme is a member of the Haloacid Dehalogenase (HAD) superfamily of aspartate-nucleophile hydrolase enzymes (PF00702).); the encoded protein is MAVKGILFDLDGTLIDSRRDIANCVNFTLAELGHAPLSVERVERMVGDGVRQLLSRAIGPMDEPTQKRALEIFLPYYRDHCTDTTRLYPGVIETLRFFAGMGLALVTNKPMVHTEKTLATLGLNTYFPVVLGGDSLARRKPDPEPLWEALRRLDVFPGDAVMVGDSPMDIQAARSAGVRVVAVSYGFRTEEELQSLSPDFLISDFTQLREVLK
- the moeB gene encoding molybdopterin-synthase adenylyltransferase MoeB; translated protein: MKLNQEQVLRYSRHLIMPEVGVEGQEKLMDAKVLLIGSGGLGSPNALYLSAAGVGTLGLVDFDVVDHTNLHRQVVHGTNDVGKLKVESARETIRDINPNVTVKTYNLPFRREVALDIMKNYDIVVDGTDNFQTRYLTNDACVFLKKPNVYASIFRFDGQATVFKPGDPESPCYRCLYPEPPPPGEVPSCAEGGVLGILPGLVGLIQATETIKLIIGKGRSLVGRLLLFNALEMSFDELKIRRNPACPVCGDHPTITELVDYDQFCGLGRGTEDGLKRGGTVEMTVKELKGRMDRKEKFTLVDVREPSEYEIAQIPGARLIPLADVAVRANELDTAEDIVVHCRSGVRSAKAIQVLTQLGFKKLTNVKGGILAWSDEIDPTVPKY
- a CDS encoding cysteine synthase family protein → MSVAMTPRHGVGLLERIGNTPLLKLERLSRWVPDGVEIYAKAEFLNPGGSVKDRAAKNMMMEALASGELTKDKILLDSTSGNTGIAYAMIGASLGIRVQLVMPENASEKSRLIEAFGAKVTFTDPMEGTDGAQMESHRLYKESPDRYYMPDQYNNPNNWRAHYKTTAEEIWKQTEGRVTHFVGGIGTSGTLMGTGRRLKELNPCVEIIAVEPATPLHGLEGLKHMETSIVPGIYDPRVHDRKISVFTEDAYEMCCRMAREEGILVGYSCGAALHGVFEVASGLTEGVVVTVLPDSGERYLHTRYWGDLLDNFEDYMKDHDL
- a CDS encoding Mov34/MPN/PAD-1 family protein; translated protein: MTLAWKVNVPEALRVWAEACYPYEGCGVLIGNFYTGDVRRVERFVPLTNLLREKGSAWSDVLETARDTLGHRAETQGEFEFVMDPAAFNRVVLDAEKEGLDVVGVLHTHPDHPARPSATDSSQPLLAGWSNVILSVNKGKFVEARSWVRDEETVPFTEETIVILKESTMSPTQKNHAVPLPDYVEKEIRQAEENIRALKAGKMDMDDFRRFRLNNGIYGIRNQVDKQMVRIKVPFGKMTPEQLEAMADVTETYAPSRVGHFTTRQNLQIHMVPLEDTPKIMRRLAEAGLTPREGCGNTVRNITANPYTGVHPQEVFDVAPYADAAFKFFLRNPLSQNLPRKFKIAFESTPIDYALTPIHDIGFVAEIRDGVRGFRTYVGGGLGATPQVAIRLEDFTPADLLLPTIEAVIHLFDRFGDRTDKLHARIKFLVKKWGPDEFRKRFEAERRAVISTSAGTVDWSIPLTEEVAPVLPEPVSTETPVAGFDRWKATNVSAQRQAGYSWATVVLPLGDITVEQMRSLANISRRLNGGRLRTTIEQNFVLCWVRNEDLPALFNALVKAGLGTAGGGRFSDITRCPGADTCQIAVTKSRELSKALGGLFTNGLSDDIDMEGIHIKISGCTNSCGQHHIGTLGFYGTYRKVGDRPVPYYMMLAGGSTKEGEARFGQVVAALPARRVPDAVKKVIGTFKADRQGEEKFDAWLERVGKGRIKELVQEFTTLPPYDQNPTLYFDWGENADFKPDIGVGECAA